A window of the Nitrosococcus wardiae genome harbors these coding sequences:
- a CDS encoding sulfotransferase family 2 domain-containing protein translates to MRIVFVHIPKAAGTSLKEAILKKVGNDNLYFDYNRPLAKADLQRKAYCLFSSIAARPREEAVIFGHFLAGKYAKFNGYYFKPRKEIAYGVFLRDPLQRAISHFFFWKRTTVDGHRVWERFSRESWSLERFLLSEEHTNFQAKFLWRFPLRQFDFIGLTEHFNDSVKMLGCVFPILKDLPIRTDNSNPQNAVGENYKIDPCLASEFMQRNKLDYALYGQAEKIFSEQKYRFLKSGIWR, encoded by the coding sequence ATGAGAATCGTATTCGTTCATATCCCTAAAGCGGCAGGGACTTCATTAAAGGAAGCTATTTTGAAAAAGGTGGGCAACGATAATCTTTATTTTGACTATAATCGTCCCCTTGCGAAGGCTGATCTGCAGCGCAAAGCCTATTGTCTGTTTTCAAGTATTGCTGCTAGACCAAGGGAGGAAGCCGTTATCTTTGGTCATTTTCTTGCTGGAAAATATGCCAAATTTAATGGTTATTATTTTAAGCCTCGCAAGGAAATCGCTTACGGAGTTTTTCTTCGTGATCCTTTACAAAGGGCAATATCCCACTTTTTTTTCTGGAAAAGGACAACTGTTGATGGGCACCGAGTTTGGGAGCGTTTTTCCCGGGAAAGCTGGAGTTTAGAAAGGTTTCTATTATCCGAGGAGCATACTAATTTTCAAGCTAAATTTCTTTGGCGTTTTCCCTTGAGGCAATTTGATTTTATTGGTTTAACTGAACATTTCAATGACAGCGTAAAAATGCTAGGCTGTGTTTTTCCGATACTAAAAGATTTACCAATTAGAACTGATAACAGCAACCCTCAGAATGCCGTTGGTGAAAACTATAAAATTGATCCCTGTTTGGCGTCCGAATTTATGCAGCGCAATAAGCTGGATTATGCTTTATATGGCCAAGCAGAAAAAATTTTTTCTGAGCAAAAGTACAGATTCCTGAAGTCAGGGATATGGCGATAA